In a single window of the Scophthalmus maximus strain ysfricsl-2021 chromosome 18, ASM2237912v1, whole genome shotgun sequence genome:
- the ccnc gene encoding cyclin-C isoform X1, protein MAGNFWQSSHYLQWVLDKQDLMKERQKDLKFLTEEEYWKLQIFFANVIQALGEHLKLRQQVIATATVYFKRFYARYSLKSIDPVLMAPTCVFLASKVEEFGVVSNTRLISAATSVLKTRFSYAFPKEFPYRMNHILECEFYLLELMDCCLIVYHPYRPLLQYVQDMGQEDMLLPLAWRIVNDTYRTDLCLLYPPFMIALACLHVACVVQQKDARQWFSELSVDMDKILEIIRVILKLYDQWKNFDDRKEIAAVLNKMPKPKPPPNSEGDQSSNGNQSNSYSQS, encoded by the exons ATGGCGGGAAACTTCTGGCAAAGTTCACATTA TTTGCAGTGGGTGCTGGATAAACAGGACCTGATGAAAGAGCGGCAGAAGGACCTGAAGTTTCTCACGGAAGAGGAGTACTGGAAGCTCCAGATCTTCTTCGCCAATG TGATCCAGGCTTTAGGGGAACACCTGAAGCTGCGGCAGCAGGTCATTGCTACAGCAACCGTCTACTTCAAACGCTTCTATGCCAG GTATTCCCTGAAAAGTATAGACCCAGTGCTCATGGCACCCACTTGTGTTTTCCTGGCTTCCAAAGTTGAG gAATTTGGAGTTGTTTCTAATACCAGGTTGATCTCTGCAGCAACATCTGTGT tgaagACAAGATTTTCATATGCTTTCCCGAAGGAGTTCCCATACAGAATGAATCAT ATATTAGAATGTGAGTTCTACCTCCTGGAGTTGATG GACTGCTGCCTGATTGTGTACCACCCCTACAGACCACTGTTGCAGTATGTGCAGGATATGGGACAGGAGGACATGCTGCTGCCACTGGCCTG GCGAATAGTGAATGACACGTACAGGACAGATCTGTGTCTGCTCTACCCTCCCTTCATGATCGCCCTCG CCTGTCTGCATGTTGCTTGTGTGGTCCAGCAGAAAGACGCCAGGCAGTGGTTCTCAGAGCTCTCTGTCGACATGGACAAA ATTCTGGAGATTATCCGTGTCATTCTGAAGCTCTACGACCAGTGGAAAAACTTTGATGACAGAAAGGAAATAGCGGCTGTGCTAAATAAGATGCCTAAACCCAAACCTCCTCCTAACAG TGAGGGTGACCAGAGCTCCAACGGGAACCAAAGCAACTCTTACAGCCAGTCTTAg
- the faxca gene encoding failed axon connections homolog produces MYWRVGFAWTRSCVVDLGQNQSFSAGLLGSEEQLPLYGYIVACPLQDYGGMMSALGSDSWWRKTLYLTGGALLAAAAYLLHELLAIRKEEELDSKDAIILHQFSRPRTGVPSLSPFCLKMETYLRMVDLPYQNYFDGKLSPQGKMPWIEYNREQVCGTEFIIDFLDERLGASLNKSLSPQEKAMSRAITKMVEEHFYWTIAYCQWVDNLEETQKMLSVSGPLSDLLKWILSHLTGGIVKREMYGHGIGRFSQEEVYALMEKDMRTLATLLGDKKYLMGSKLSTVDATVFSHLAPAMWTLPGTRPEQLIKGELINLAMYCERIRRRFWPEWFVDLEDFCYKDTTEGSDSPSKLPDLGLFSGTDTFQEDTHTHTSHGHTPLDPPSPDSDRTGHSLYDSDMDTECSEIDQLKC; encoded by the exons ATGTACTGGCGCGTCGGGTTCGCCTGGACGCGGTCGTGTGTGGTTGATCTTGGCCAGAACCAGAGCTTCTCCGCCGGCCTGCTGGGCTCCGAGGAGCAGCTCCCGTTGTACGGGTACATCGTCGCCTGCCCACTGCAGGACTACGGCGGGATGATGTCGGCGCTGGGCTCGGACTCGTGGTGGAGGAAGACGCTGTACTTGACCGGGGGGGCTCTGCTCGCCGCCGCTGCTTATCTGCTGCACGAATTGCTGGCGATCAG aaaggaggaagagctggACTCTAAAGATGCCATCATACTCCACCAGTTCTCCAGGCCCAGAACTGGCGTCCCGTCCCTGTCCCCGTTCTGCCTTAAAATGGAGACCTACCTCCGCATGGTTGACCTGCCATACCAG AACTACTTTGATGGGAAGCTTTCTCCGCAAGGAAAGATGCCGTGGATTGAGTACAACCGAGAGCAGGTGTGTGGGACGGAATTCATCATCGACTTCCTGGATGAAAGGCTGGGCGCGAGCCTCAACAAGAGCCTGTCGCCGCAGGAGAAGGCCATGTCCCGCGCCATCACCAAAATGGTGGAGGAGCATTTCTACTG gACCATAGCCTACTGTCAGTGGGTGGACAACCTGGAGGAGACCCAGAAGATGCTGTCGGTGAGCGGACCGCTGAGCGATCTGCTCAAGTGGATCCTGAGTCACCTGACCGGCGGGATCGTCAAGAGGGAGATGTACGGGCACGGGATCGGGCGGTTTTCTCAGGAGGAGGTTTACGCCCTAATGGAGAAGGACATGCGCACCCTGGCCACTCTGCTAG GTGATAAGAAGTACCTTATGGGCTCCAAGCTTTCTACAGTAGACGCCACCGTGTTCAGTCACCTGGCCCCTGCTATGTGGACGCTGCCAGGAACCCGTCCGGAGCAGCTGATCAAAG GCGAGCTGATCAACCTGGCCATGTACTGTGAGCGCATCCGCCGGCGTTTCTGGCCCGAGTGGTTCGTGGACCTGGAGGACTTCTGCTACAAGGACACCACGGAGGGCAGCGACTCGCCGTCCAAACTCCCTGACCTGGGTCTCTTCTCTGGCACGGACACTTTCCAggaagacacgcacacacacacttcacacggCCACACACCACTGGACCCACCGTCGCCCGACAGCGACCGTACAGGCCACTCGCTTTATGACTCTGACATGGACACCGAGTGCTCTGAGATAGACCAGCTCAAGtgttga
- the ccnc gene encoding cyclin-C isoform X2, translating into MAGNFWQSSHYLQWVLDKQDLMKERQKDLKFLTEEEYWKLQIFFANVIQALGEHLKLRQQVIATATVYFKRFYARYSLKSIDPVLMAPTCVFLASKVEEFGVVSNTRLISAATSVLKTRFSYAFPKEFPYRMNHILECEFYLLELMDCCLIVYHPYRPLLQYVQDMGQEDMLLPLAWRIVNDTYRTDLCLLYPPFMIALACLHVACVVQQKDARQWFSELSVDMDKILEIIRVILKLYDQWKNFDDRKEIAAVLNKMPKPKPPPNR; encoded by the exons ATGGCGGGAAACTTCTGGCAAAGTTCACATTA TTTGCAGTGGGTGCTGGATAAACAGGACCTGATGAAAGAGCGGCAGAAGGACCTGAAGTTTCTCACGGAAGAGGAGTACTGGAAGCTCCAGATCTTCTTCGCCAATG TGATCCAGGCTTTAGGGGAACACCTGAAGCTGCGGCAGCAGGTCATTGCTACAGCAACCGTCTACTTCAAACGCTTCTATGCCAG GTATTCCCTGAAAAGTATAGACCCAGTGCTCATGGCACCCACTTGTGTTTTCCTGGCTTCCAAAGTTGAG gAATTTGGAGTTGTTTCTAATACCAGGTTGATCTCTGCAGCAACATCTGTGT tgaagACAAGATTTTCATATGCTTTCCCGAAGGAGTTCCCATACAGAATGAATCAT ATATTAGAATGTGAGTTCTACCTCCTGGAGTTGATG GACTGCTGCCTGATTGTGTACCACCCCTACAGACCACTGTTGCAGTATGTGCAGGATATGGGACAGGAGGACATGCTGCTGCCACTGGCCTG GCGAATAGTGAATGACACGTACAGGACAGATCTGTGTCTGCTCTACCCTCCCTTCATGATCGCCCTCG CCTGTCTGCATGTTGCTTGTGTGGTCCAGCAGAAAGACGCCAGGCAGTGGTTCTCAGAGCTCTCTGTCGACATGGACAAA ATTCTGGAGATTATCCGTGTCATTCTGAAGCTCTACGACCAGTGGAAAAACTTTGATGACAGAAAGGAAATAGCGGCTGTGCTAAATAAGATGCCTAAACCCAAACCTCCTCCTAACAG GTAA
- the pou3f2a gene encoding POU domain, class 3, transcription factor 2a yields MSGVLSGVTTSVNRSWPIKSGARRTTGARLCVPLAQRPGDAGERRFAAPWRKRVTVKDSLLLTPAITLAPIVMATATSNHYSVLTTPSSAPPPHSESGSMQQAAAYRDAHTLLQNDYSTLPGGGHPLSHAHQWITALSHGDSGAPWPPSPLGEQDVKPVLHDSDREELQNSSNLQQQQQQQQQQQQQQQRHPHLAHQQAHHDARAWRTSTATTHIPGMATSEGQSLVYSQSGFGLMPGGEQGAMHHHPLRDEDHHSHSPHLSDHGGGPGAHQQSLSHHHQHGGHQDQSDEDTPTSDELEQFAKQFKQRRIKLGFTQADVGLALGTLYGNVFSQTTICRFEALQLSFKNMCKLKPLLNKWLEEADSTSGSPTSLDKIAAQGRKRKKRTSIEVGVKGALESHFLKCPKPGAAEITSLADSLQLEKEVVRVWFCNRRQKEKRMTPVGGQMPGGEDMYGDTPPHHGGQTPVQ; encoded by the coding sequence ATGAGCGGGGTGCTGTCAGGGGTAACCACATCTGTCAACCGTTCTTGGCCAATAAAGAGCGGAGCGAGGCGGACCACAGGTGCGCGCCTCTGCGTCCCCTTGGCACAGCGCCCGGGAGATGCTGGAGAGAGACGCTTTGCTGCCCCGTGGCGCAAAAGAGTTACTGTCAAAGACAGCCTCCTTTTAACTCCGGCTATCACTCTGGCTCCGATAGTTATGGCGACCGCAACGTCCAACCACTACAGCGTCCTCACCACCCCAAGCagcgcgccgccgccgcactCGGAGTCCGGGAGCATGCAGCAGGCGGCAGCGTACAGGGACGCGCACACCCTGCTCCAGAACGACTACAGCACGTTGCCGGGCGGTGGACATCCTCTCAGCCACGCGCACCAGTGGATAACGGCGCTGTCGCACGGTGACAGCGGGGCGCCCTGGCCACCTAGTCCCCTCGGAGAACAGGACGTGAAGCCCGTGCTGCACGACAGTGAccgagaggagctgcagaactCCAGCAatctgcagcaacagcaacagcagcagcagcagcagcagcagcagcaacagcgaCACCCTCACCTAGCGCACCAGCAGGCGCATCACGACGCCAGAGCATGGCGAACCAGCACAGCCACCACGCACATCCCCGGTATGGCGACGTCTGAGGGCCAGAGCCTGGTGTATTCCCAGTCCGGCTTCGGCCTGATGCCGGGGGGAGAGCAAGGGGCGATGCACCACCACCCCCTTCGGGACGAGGACCACCACAGCCACAGTCCGCATCTCAGCGATCACGGAGGCGGCCCCGGGGCCCACCAGCAGTCTCTCTCGCACCATCACCAGCACGGGGGCCACCAGGACCAGTCGGACGAAGACACGCCGACCTCGGACGAGTTGGAGCAGTTCGCCAAGCAGTTCAAGCAGCGGCGCATCAAGCTGGGCTTCACCCAGGCGGACGTGGGACTGGCTCTCGGGACGCTGTACGGGAACGTCTTTTCTCAGACCACCATTTGCAGGTTCGAGGCGCTTCAACTCAGCTTCAAAAACATGTGCAAACTCAAGCCCTTGTTGAACAAGTGGCTGGAGGAGGCGGACTCCACCTCGGGGAGCCCCACGAGCCTGGATAAAATCGCGGCgcaggggaggaaaaggaaaaagaggacCTCCATCGAGGTGGGCGTCAAGGGGGCTCTGGAGAGCCATTTTCTCAAATGTCCAAAGCCCGGAGCGGCGGAGATCACCTCACTCGCGGACAGCctgcagctggagaaggaggtggtGCGGGTCTGGTTCTGTAACCGGcggcagaaggagaagaggatgacACCGGTTGGGGGACAGATGCCAGGGGGAGAGGACATGTACGGGGACACCCCTCCTCACCACGGAGGACAAACTCCCGTGCAGTGA